In one window of Spiroplasma corruscae DNA:
- a CDS encoding DnaA ATPase domain-containing protein produces MNDDLVKKFKSNPKLKVLIDKYDIDDSVLQNNSSIIQEFLNDYTYCNSDEPLVDCKQAIKGVQQKLLYRNKLFYITTEKCNHWLFENKYYKIDKNIIYCDYDKREIRQTIGDYIEQTKLVGCDASIIKFFEEFKKTFNNKIMKGFYLYGKPGIGKTFLLKLLANTMATKDNRVIFVSVNKFLKIIKDTFNNNYHDDANYFYDKCCDVDVLILDDIGGEVVTDWSRDEILFGLLNYRMEKNLRTYFSSNFSLIQLEENYLNKKAVSSKLKNFDLIKTRRFTERIKALSYVINIKGENKRY; encoded by the coding sequence ATGAATGATGACTTAGTCAAGAAATTTAAGTCTAACCCAAAACTTAAAGTTTTAATAGATAAGTATGACATAGATGATAGCGTCTTACAAAATAATTCATCTATAATTCAGGAGTTTTTAAATGATTACACTTATTGTAATTCTGATGAACCGTTAGTTGATTGCAAACAAGCAATAAAAGGAGTACAGCAAAAGTTGTTATATAGAAATAAACTTTTTTATATAACAACAGAGAAATGTAATCATTGATTATTTGAAAATAAGTATTATAAAATTGATAAAAATATAATTTATTGTGATTACGATAAAAGAGAAATTAGACAAACAATTGGTGACTATATTGAACAAACTAAGCTAGTTGGTTGTGATGCAAGTATTATAAAGTTCTTTGAAGAGTTTAAAAAAACATTCAACAATAAAATAATGAAAGGTTTTTATTTATATGGAAAACCCGGTATTGGTAAAACATTTTTGTTAAAGTTGTTAGCTAATACTATGGCGACAAAGGATAATAGGGTTATTTTTGTTTCCGTTAATAAGTTCTTAAAGATCATTAAAGATACTTTTAATAACAACTATCATGATGATGCAAATTATTTTTATGATAAGTGTTGTGATGTTGATGTTTTAATATTAGATGATATCGGCGGAGAAGTTGTAACAGATTGAAGTAGAGACGAAATTTTATTTGGTTTATTAAACTATAGAATGGAAAAAAATTTAAGAACATATTTCAGTTCTAACTTTTCATTAATACAGTTAGAGGAAAATTATCTTAATAAAAAAGCTGTCAGTTCTAAGTTAAAAAACTTTGACCTAATAAAAACAAGAAGATTTACCGAGAGAATCAAAGCATTGTCTTATGTAATTAATATAAAAGGTGAGAATAAAAGATATTAA